A window from Flammeovirgaceae bacterium encodes these proteins:
- a CDS encoding c-type cytochrome encodes MKQSKLVFCFVLTTFAFTVFAQRSPEILFTSFCATCHTINKGKLIGPDLVDVNKRRSEAWLLEFITSSQTMINKGDPDAVALFKEYNQMIMPDAPYNADEIKSILGYIKTKSPGYVAKADEGQPTGEVNAEPEEPVRSVDEATPSEIEVGRMLFAGEQRLEGRGPACISCHNVKNDRLIGGGLLAKDLTDVFARMNEAGVRGIVSSSPFPAMRQAYQNAAVTDDEVYDITAFLKYANEQQYDQHARNYMQYFLWTGGVCFVALLIVYSLVWKNRRKQAVNQRIYDRQLKSSPY; translated from the coding sequence ATGAAGCAGTCAAAGCTGGTTTTTTGTTTTGTGTTAACGACCTTCGCTTTCACCGTTTTTGCACAACGAAGCCCTGAAATTCTTTTCACTTCATTTTGCGCCACCTGCCATACCATTAATAAAGGCAAGCTTATAGGCCCCGACCTGGTTGATGTCAACAAAAGGAGGTCGGAAGCCTGGTTGTTGGAATTTATTACTTCATCGCAAACCATGATCAACAAAGGTGACCCCGATGCGGTGGCCCTCTTTAAGGAATACAACCAAATGATCATGCCGGATGCCCCATACAATGCTGATGAGATCAAATCCATTTTGGGCTATATCAAAACAAAAAGTCCCGGGTACGTGGCCAAGGCAGATGAAGGCCAGCCCACAGGGGAGGTAAACGCGGAACCCGAGGAACCCGTACGGTCCGTTGACGAGGCCACCCCATCCGAGATTGAGGTAGGCAGGATGCTGTTTGCCGGAGAGCAGAGGTTGGAAGGGCGTGGCCCGGCATGTATTTCCTGCCACAATGTAAAGAACGATAGGTTGATTGGGGGAGGGCTTTTGGCCAAGGACCTTACGGATGTATTTGCCAGGATGAACGAAGCCGGGGTCAGGGGAATTGTCAGCAGCTCGCCATTTCCTGCCATGCGGCAGGCCTATCAAAATGCGGCCGTCACGGACGATGAGGTGTACGACATCACGGCTTTTTTGAAATACGCCAACGAACAGCAATACGATCAGCATGCGCGTAATTACATGCAGTATTTTCTATGGACAGGGGGCGTGTGCTTTGTCGCACTCCTCATTGTTTATTCCCTGGTATGGAAAAACCGAAGGAAGCAGGCCGTAAACCAACGGATATATGACCGGCAATTAAAATCATCACCTTATTAA
- a CDS encoding GNAT family N-acetyltransferase produces MVNTGIESKAATGVTVKVVETDQDLKDFIGFPYSLYRNNPYYVPPLRADQETVLRVDQNPAFDHCTAQYWLAYKNNRVVGRIAGIVNHAFIDKWKKKYARFGWFDFEEQEGVAPSLLSTCENWAKKQGMEALHGPMGFTNFDPAGMLVEGFDQLATISALYNYPYYVSAIEKAGYRKEVDWVEYKIQVAGTVPKKIEQLAKIVKRRNKVEVINPQKSQDIERYAHEIFKLINTCYSHLHGMVELTEKQIQFYIRQYLPIIRKDFITLVVNETGALIAFGITMPSLSKALQKANGSLFPFGFLHLFMDMRKNNMGELCLVGVRPDYQGKGINALLLEEVNKSYIQNKIKVVESNPELEDNRQVQSLWDYYEARQHKRRRCYIKPLIS; encoded by the coding sequence ATGGTGAATACGGGAATAGAAAGCAAGGCCGCAACCGGGGTTACCGTAAAAGTTGTGGAAACCGATCAGGATTTAAAGGATTTCATTGGGTTCCCCTACAGCTTGTACCGAAACAACCCCTACTATGTCCCCCCCCTCAGGGCAGATCAGGAAACGGTATTGCGGGTGGACCAAAACCCAGCTTTTGACCATTGCACGGCACAATATTGGCTTGCCTACAAAAACAACAGGGTGGTAGGCCGCATTGCCGGTATCGTCAACCATGCATTCATTGACAAATGGAAAAAGAAGTACGCGCGGTTCGGATGGTTTGATTTTGAAGAGCAAGAAGGGGTGGCCCCGTCATTATTGTCCACATGCGAAAACTGGGCAAAAAAACAAGGCATGGAAGCCTTACATGGCCCCATGGGCTTCACCAATTTCGACCCGGCAGGAATGTTGGTGGAAGGGTTTGATCAACTGGCCACCATATCCGCGTTGTACAACTACCCCTACTATGTGTCCGCCATCGAAAAAGCGGGATACCGCAAAGAAGTGGATTGGGTGGAATACAAAATCCAGGTGGCGGGCACTGTGCCAAAAAAAATCGAGCAACTGGCCAAGATTGTAAAGCGGAGGAACAAAGTGGAAGTAATCAATCCACAAAAGTCGCAAGACATTGAAAGGTATGCACACGAGATATTCAAACTGATCAATACGTGCTATAGCCACCTGCACGGGATGGTGGAATTAACGGAAAAACAAATCCAGTTTTATATCAGGCAATACCTGCCCATTATAAGAAAGGACTTTATCACCCTGGTGGTCAACGAAACCGGGGCGCTCATTGCCTTTGGCATTACCATGCCTTCCCTTTCCAAAGCCTTGCAGAAGGCAAATGGCAGCTTGTTCCCCTTTGGGTTTTTGCACCTTTTTATGGACATGCGCAAAAACAATATGGGGGAACTTTGCCTCGTGGGCGTGCGCCCCGATTACCAGGGCAAGGGCATTAACGCGCTGCTCTTGGAAGAGGTGAACAAGTCCTATATACAAAACAAAATCAAAGTGGTTGAGTCCAACCCGGAGTTGGAAGACAACAGGCAGGTGCAATCCTTATGGGATTATTACGAAGCACGGCAGCACAAGCGAAGGAGGTGCTATATAAAACCATTGATTTCATGA
- a CDS encoding cytochrome c, with product MADKSKYILISCLLVSFLAYTSFIYRQPIAQAKDAEAAAVMEGKMVWQNKNCGACHQVYGLGGFLGPDLTNVYSSKGKGPVYIEAFVKAGTPVMPSFQLEEHEMAALLQYLRHVDASGKSDPKQFRINYDGTIANP from the coding sequence ATGGCAGATAAATCGAAATATATACTAATTTCCTGTTTATTGGTATCGTTTCTGGCCTATACTTCATTTATTTACCGCCAGCCGATAGCCCAGGCGAAGGATGCGGAGGCAGCGGCCGTCATGGAGGGAAAAATGGTTTGGCAAAACAAAAACTGTGGGGCGTGCCATCAGGTGTATGGGCTGGGCGGCTTTTTGGGCCCCGACCTTACCAATGTTTACTCCTCAAAGGGCAAAGGCCCTGTGTACATAGAGGCTTTTGTAAAAGCCGGCACGCCCGTGATGCCTTCTTTTCAGTTGGAGGAACACGAGATGGCCGCACTGTTGCAGTACTTGCGGCATGTGGATGCTTCAGGAAAATCGGACCCGAAACAATTTAGGATCAATTACGATGGAACCATTGCCAACCCGTAG
- a CDS encoding MFS transporter — MLFLSTMAFAVCFAAWMINGVLVTFLVENNIFAWNAVQIGVLLGIPVLVGSVMRLPMGILTDKLGGRWVMAGILFFCAIPMFFLSYANGYTSFLLLSFGFGLSGSSFAAGVAYTAVWYPKEKQGTALGIFGMGNVGAAFTTMFAPTILNALTRDGANLEAWRTLPQLYAALLVVFAFVFLLGTKNKKPDQRKTMAQRLLPLKEFRVWRFGLYYFFVFGSFVALAQWLIPYYVNVYSMTIVTAGFMATAFSLPSSVIRSLGGWLSDKAGARIVLLWVLGVCLVCLVFLFVPRMEIKAPGQGIMASQQGTVTEVSSNEIWIDNDKYILQNAVDEEEEVTFYFGIEHTDEGFLFLPTTTFNQEPVVKKGDVVNKGQLIARGVTHIYFQANKWIFSGLIFIVGIMMGIGSAAVYKHVSDYYPNDIGTVGGIVGVLGGLGGFFNPIIFGFFLKATGVWTTCWMFLAFIAIICLVLQRAATR, encoded by the coding sequence ATGTTATTTCTAAGCACGATGGCATTTGCCGTGTGCTTTGCCGCCTGGATGATCAATGGCGTGTTGGTCACCTTTTTGGTGGAGAACAATATATTCGCCTGGAATGCCGTGCAGATCGGTGTTTTGTTGGGAATTCCTGTTTTAGTGGGCTCGGTCATGCGGCTGCCAATGGGTATCCTCACCGACAAACTGGGGGGGCGCTGGGTAATGGCCGGCATATTGTTTTTTTGTGCCATTCCCATGTTCTTCTTGTCCTATGCCAACGGCTATACGTCCTTTCTTTTGCTGAGTTTTGGGTTTGGGTTGTCGGGCAGTTCCTTTGCGGCAGGGGTGGCCTATACGGCCGTATGGTACCCCAAGGAAAAGCAGGGCACGGCCCTGGGCATCTTTGGAATGGGAAATGTAGGTGCTGCCTTTACCACCATGTTTGCACCCACCATACTAAATGCCCTTACCCGTGATGGTGCCAACCTGGAAGCCTGGAGGACTTTGCCCCAACTGTACGCGGCACTCCTGGTAGTTTTTGCCTTTGTTTTTTTATTGGGCACAAAAAACAAAAAGCCTGACCAGCGCAAGACGATGGCCCAGCGCCTCCTTCCGCTCAAGGAGTTCAGGGTTTGGCGTTTTGGCCTCTACTACTTTTTTGTTTTTGGAAGCTTTGTGGCGCTGGCACAGTGGCTTATTCCCTATTATGTAAACGTGTATTCCATGACCATCGTCACGGCCGGGTTTATGGCCACCGCCTTTAGTTTGCCCTCCAGCGTGATAAGGTCGCTAGGGGGCTGGCTCTCCGATAAGGCAGGCGCCCGGATCGTGTTGTTGTGGGTGTTGGGCGTGTGCCTGGTCTGCCTCGTTTTTTTGTTTGTGCCACGGATGGAGATAAAAGCACCTGGACAGGGGATTATGGCCTCCCAGCAGGGCACGGTCACCGAGGTTTCTTCAAATGAAATCTGGATCGACAACGACAAGTACATATTGCAAAATGCAGTGGACGAAGAGGAGGAAGTGACTTTTTACTTTGGGATAGAGCATACCGATGAAGGTTTTTTGTTCTTGCCCACCACCACCTTTAACCAGGAGCCGGTAGTGAAAAAAGGGGACGTGGTGAACAAAGGCCAATTGATCGCCAGGGGGGTGACCCACATCTACTTTCAGGCCAATAAATGGATATTTTCGGGATTGATTTTTATTGTTGGCATTATGATGGGCATTGGCAGTGCGGCCGTCTATAAGCATGTTTCCGACTATTACCCCAATGACATCGGCACGGTAGGCGGGATCGTGGGCGTATTGGGCGGACTGGGAGGGTTTTTCAATCCTATTATTTTTGGTTTTTTCCTAAAGGCGACTGGTGTGTGGACCACGTGCTGGATGTTCCTGGCCTTTATAGCCATAATATGTTTGGTGCTTCAACGGGCCGCCACCCGGTAA
- a CDS encoding Rrf2 family transcriptional regulator: MFSKACEYAIRATLYISSKSVNGSKLSIKEIAKEIDSPEPFTAKILQVLSREKIISSIKGPNGGFYLDPKAKPIPLNTIVRAMDGEDVLHTCSLGLKVCSDASPCPIHHEIKRYKDRLRKIMKEKTVQGLTRELANGKTFLKIDKKIAMR, from the coding sequence ATGTTTTCAAAAGCTTGTGAGTATGCCATCAGGGCAACATTGTATATTTCGAGCAAAAGCGTAAACGGGTCCAAACTCAGTATCAAGGAGATTGCCAAGGAGATCGACTCGCCAGAGCCTTTCACGGCAAAAATCCTTCAGGTCCTTTCCAGGGAGAAGATAATTTCATCCATTAAAGGGCCAAACGGTGGCTTTTACCTGGACCCCAAAGCCAAGCCCATTCCCCTGAACACCATCGTAAGGGCAATGGATGGCGAGGATGTCTTGCACACCTGCTCGCTGGGGCTAAAGGTCTGTTCCGATGCGTCACCCTGCCCCATCCATCACGAAATCAAAAGGTATAAAGACCGCCTGCGAAAGATAATGAAGGAAAAAACGGTGCAAGGCCTAACCCGGGAACTGGCCAACGGGAAAACCTTCCTAAAAATCGACAAGAAAATAGCCATGCGCTGA
- a CDS encoding toxin-antitoxin system YwqK family antitoxin, which produces MRPGNNILHFAKVIGLLLIVAMIWLTANRTSAPARYSNDQPKATGNFAEGGAEGTWTWWYPNGKKMSEGVFVKGKRNGIWHTWYGHGQKKSEATYKDDKLNGPYTTWHENGKIKSLRHYKDDLLDGAQQYYDTAGILIMEKFYIGGEVATKGKDNNNH; this is translated from the coding sequence ATGCGCCCCGGCAACAACATATTGCACTTTGCCAAGGTCATTGGGCTGTTGTTAATCGTGGCCATGATATGGCTTACCGCCAATCGCACCAGTGCCCCGGCACGGTATTCCAACGACCAGCCAAAGGCCACGGGCAATTTTGCGGAAGGGGGTGCCGAAGGGACCTGGACATGGTGGTACCCCAACGGGAAAAAGATGAGCGAAGGGGTGTTTGTAAAAGGAAAACGCAACGGGATATGGCATACCTGGTATGGCCATGGACAGAAAAAAAGCGAGGCTACCTACAAAGACGATAAACTGAACGGCCCCTACACCACTTGGCATGAAAATGGGAAAATAAAATCACTGCGGCACTATAAGGACGACCTGCTGGACGGGGCACAACAGTATTATGACACAGCAGGGATATTGATAATGGAAAAATTTTATATTGGAGGGGAAGTGGCCACAAAAGGCAAGGACAACAACAATCATTAA
- a CDS encoding carboxymuconolactone decarboxylase family protein — MPKPPRFYEQFVEKFPQVAGAYEALGDAVHGQGPLNERDRALIKLAISGSHLYSSAFKAHIRKATACGVSREEIEQVVLLLLPTVGFPTMMAAMGIVEEQMGKKQ; from the coding sequence ATGCCCAAACCACCCAGGTTTTACGAACAATTTGTTGAAAAATTCCCACAAGTGGCCGGGGCTTATGAGGCACTGGGCGATGCCGTGCATGGCCAGGGCCCTTTAAACGAACGCGACCGTGCACTCATCAAGTTGGCCATTTCGGGAAGCCATTTGTACAGCAGTGCCTTCAAGGCACATATTCGAAAGGCAACCGCATGCGGGGTTTCCCGTGAGGAGATTGAACAGGTTGTGTTGCTGCTGTTGCCCACGGTTGGCTTTCCCACGATGATGGCGGCCATGGGGATAGTAGAGGAACAAATGGGCAAAAAACAGTAA
- a CDS encoding cbb3-type cytochrome c oxidase subunit I translates to MTKLFLSTGLILLITGMLFGIVGGLQYILPGFLKTYLSFEKTRPLHVSSVVFWILLAAMGGVLHYTREYIGRNLFSTKLLRLQWAVFVVTVLLVLASYLAGSFGGREYWEFPPLLAVPILLGWGLFAINYIKSIKSWRKQPVYVWMWLTGAIGFLLIFSESYLWLLPYFQQDVVRDMTVQWKSYGSLVGCWNMLVYGLGIYLMEKISKDKSYGHSKIGFSLYFLGLFNLFFNWSHHVYLLPVSGSIKHIGYVVSMTELLILGRIIYKWKGTVTQAQKFDHLVPYRFLWAADVWILVNLFLAIAMSVPAINVYTHGTHITVAHVMGTTIGINTMLLMAVCFDVLGENLQFGKRHQRQVANGYLIVNGSLFVFFMALVGAGIQRSVWQMDPQAGPFGEMVKGLVPYFVVFTLAGIFIFTGFALIVYPLLKPFALSNSYPDKGVASRKPLNGVRKPIKNSMAEPMQLE, encoded by the coding sequence TTGACGAAATTATTTTTGTCCACCGGTTTGATACTTTTGATTACCGGGATGTTGTTTGGGATCGTTGGGGGTTTGCAGTACATCCTGCCGGGCTTTTTAAAAACTTACCTTTCATTCGAAAAAACCAGGCCCCTTCATGTGTCCTCGGTGGTATTTTGGATATTGCTGGCTGCCATGGGCGGTGTGTTGCACTACACCCGCGAATATATTGGGCGCAATTTGTTTTCCACAAAGTTGCTGCGCCTGCAGTGGGCAGTTTTCGTGGTGACGGTGCTCCTGGTTTTGGCGAGCTACCTTGCTGGGTCTTTTGGAGGGCGTGAGTACTGGGAGTTCCCGCCCCTGCTGGCGGTGCCCATACTATTGGGGTGGGGCTTATTTGCCATCAACTACATCAAGTCCATTAAATCGTGGCGGAAGCAGCCCGTTTATGTGTGGATGTGGCTTACCGGGGCAATAGGCTTCCTGTTGATTTTTTCCGAGTCTTACCTCTGGCTGCTGCCGTATTTCCAACAAGATGTGGTGCGCGACATGACCGTGCAGTGGAAGTCTTACGGATCACTGGTGGGCTGTTGGAACATGCTGGTGTACGGGCTGGGGATATACCTGATGGAGAAAATCAGCAAAGACAAAAGCTATGGCCATTCCAAAATTGGGTTTTCCCTTTATTTTTTAGGATTGTTTAACCTGTTTTTCAACTGGAGCCACCATGTTTATTTGCTACCGGTAAGCGGCAGCATCAAGCACATTGGGTATGTGGTCAGCATGACGGAGCTGTTGATACTGGGGAGGATAATCTACAAATGGAAGGGGACGGTGACCCAGGCGCAAAAATTCGACCATCTGGTGCCTTACCGGTTCCTATGGGCCGCGGACGTGTGGATATTGGTCAACTTGTTCCTGGCCATTGCCATGTCCGTTCCGGCCATAAATGTATACACGCATGGCACCCACATTACGGTGGCCCATGTGATGGGCACCACCATCGGCATCAACACCATGCTGCTGATGGCCGTCTGCTTTGACGTTCTTGGCGAAAACCTTCAGTTTGGAAAACGCCACCAGCGGCAGGTTGCCAATGGGTATTTGATCGTCAACGGTTCGTTGTTTGTGTTTTTTATGGCATTGGTGGGGGCGGGAATCCAACGGTCGGTGTGGCAAATGGACCCGCAGGCAGGCCCATTTGGTGAAATGGTGAAAGGGCTTGTCCCTTATTTTGTGGTTTTCACATTGGCTGGCATATTTATTTTTACCGGGTTTGCCCTGATCGTTTATCCGTTGTTAAAACCTTTTGCCTTGTCCAATTCCTATCCCGATAAGGGCGTGGCCAGCAGGAAGCCCTTGAATGGTGTTCGGAAACCCATCAAAAATAGCATGGCCGAACCCATGCAGTTGGAATAA
- a CDS encoding tellurite resistance/C4-dicarboxylate transporter family protein produces the protein MKAIQTMIKELPLSYFALVMATGVNSVACYLLGMEPVAYAMFWLNIAFYLILCIAFVLRFTWYRRQFLDDLFDHAKGPGAFTFVAATCILGVQFILVQDNYVVAFVLWLVGAVLWLLITYTVFTTFTIKETKPSLAEGINGAWLLAVVSTQALAVLSAKLSMHLGEYKLIMNFFAFSMWLWGGMQYIWMMSLIFYRYTFFKFSPDDLSPPYWINMGAMAISTMAGSLLIINTPHAPFLLSTLAFLKGFSIFYWATGTWWIPMLVILAVWRHVYKKLPVTYDPLYWGAVFPLGMYTVSTFEMADAMSLGFLLPLPRYFVYLALMAWAITFIGLLRTLFRRVLMG, from the coding sequence ATGAAGGCAATCCAAACCATGATAAAGGAGTTGCCCCTTTCCTATTTTGCTTTGGTAATGGCTACGGGGGTAAATTCGGTGGCCTGCTATTTACTGGGAATGGAGCCCGTGGCCTACGCGATGTTTTGGCTCAACATTGCCTTTTACCTGATATTGTGCATCGCCTTTGTCCTGCGTTTTACCTGGTACAGGCGGCAATTCCTTGACGACCTGTTTGACCATGCCAAAGGACCGGGGGCATTTACTTTTGTGGCCGCTACCTGCATATTGGGCGTGCAGTTCATACTCGTTCAGGATAATTATGTAGTGGCGTTTGTGCTCTGGCTGGTGGGGGCCGTGCTCTGGCTGCTCATCACCTATACGGTCTTCACCACCTTTACCATTAAGGAAACCAAACCTTCTCTGGCAGAGGGCATAAATGGCGCGTGGCTGTTGGCGGTGGTTTCCACCCAGGCCCTGGCGGTGTTAAGCGCAAAGCTTTCCATGCACCTGGGGGAGTACAAGTTGATCATGAATTTTTTTGCTTTTTCCATGTGGCTGTGGGGGGGCATGCAGTATATATGGATGATGTCATTGATTTTTTACCGCTATACCTTTTTTAAGTTTTCACCGGACGACCTCTCCCCGCCATATTGGATAAACATGGGGGCCATGGCGATATCCACCATGGCGGGTTCGTTGCTCATCATCAACACGCCACATGCGCCATTCCTGCTGTCCACCCTGGCCTTCCTGAAAGGGTTCAGCATCTTTTATTGGGCCACCGGCACCTGGTGGATACCCATGTTGGTGATACTGGCAGTGTGGAGGCATGTGTATAAAAAACTTCCCGTCACCTATGACCCGCTGTATTGGGGGGCGGTATTTCCCCTGGGCATGTACACGGTAAGCACATTTGAAATGGCGGATGCCATGAGTTTGGGTTTCTTGTTGCCCTTGCCCAGGTATTTTGTTTACCTGGCGCTCATGGCATGGGCCATCACGTTCATCGGGTTGTTGCGGACGCTATTCCGGAGGGTCCTTATGGGGTAG